The Arachis ipaensis cultivar K30076 chromosome B10, Araip1.1, whole genome shotgun sequence DNA window TGTTTAGGGGTATAATAATTGGGAGCATTGGTAGTTGTAGTTGTGTTTTGTATGTATGTGGTGGCTGTTTAGGCAAGTTTTAATATGTGTTGATTATCAAATTGTTAGATTGAAATGTCTCAAATTGTTAGACTAAACCAAACCAACCCAAACAACAAAAAGTCTATTTCCTCCAACGTAACAAAATATGATGTTGAAATTCTTAAAAGCATCATTTCTTTGTAGACTGTTTCAACCTCGATGTTAGGAATAAATCTGAACAATCTAGATGCTGTGCCACTGGTTGCAGCTGCCATGGTCTCAGCACTAACATTCTTTTAAGCCTTGAACTTGATTACTGTTTATTTTGAACGTCTAAAATGTTGCTGAGGctgaaattaataaaattattatgagGATGTTTCATACATATTTCAACATACGCATTAAATCATTCAAAATTAGCATACTTTGGGATTACCTAAGACATTTTTTTGTGACATGTGAAGGAGAATCTTCAATTTGAGTATCATGAGAGAGAGGATTAGAATTTTGCAAGCTACCAGATTCAGATATATCAGCTTATGTTTTCAATGAAAccaaaaaaagataataaatataTTTGAGGGTAATGTCACCAATTATAGGTTAGATAGGTCCCCAAACATTAGGTTATTATACAAATAGGTTTCCCATTTAAAACGTTGCCATTTCTCAACTCTGTTTTCCATGGTGGGGACGAATTTGTCCTCCACGAAACGACGTCGTTCGCCTCATAATCCAATAAGACGTCGTTTTGTCTAGTTTGGATGGAGGACTAAATTGTCCTAGAGGTGACGCGTCGCAGTTAACCTGACACGTCAGCCCGTTAACCTCCACGTAGGACGTTCTAACCGGGTCAAACTGTCATGGGATGTATCTGGTGTATTAATATACAAATCAATCCCTAAAGTTTTATtccggcagacaaatcagtccccagttcattttctggcagagtaattacccagatcagtccctaagaattttaaaaacagacattttagtcccaaaaaaaattaatatacagattAATTTTCAACGTTTTTCTCCACGAAAAGAGTGTATTAATATACTAGTGTCATCATTCACATGCACAAAgctaagttaataataataaagatcGACATATAGTAAAAGTAAAATGGACGGAAACTGTTATGTctgatagaaaaaaatattaaaaattgatttgtatattaatttttttagagactaaaataaatatttttaaaatttttagatactGATCTAAATAATTATTCTATCAAAAAATAAACTGAGAACTGATATGTATGAGATGTGAGAGTAAAAGAATTTATTTACGGAAACAAAATTACTAAATTCCCATAGACACCTAAAAAATGGTGGTGTAGTAATATGATGGATTTGATTGAGCACACGTGTGACAGCGGGTATTTTGCTGGATTTGCACGTGTGAGGAAGGCACCTCCCTTGGTCCGTTGGTACATTTATCTGTACCACAAAGTCCCATACACACTGAATACTCATCTATCTGATCCTACCCCACCCACGCATCACGCATGGATTCATGTCAACCCCAACTCCCACCGGGATTCAGGTTCCACCCAACCGACGAAGAACTCATCGTTCACTACCTCAAGAGAAAAGCTTCCTCTGCTCCTCTCCCCGTCGCCATCATCGCCGACGTTGATCTCTACAAGTTCGACCCATGGGAGCTTCCAAGTACCAATCCTAAATCATTCATCtcacctttcttctttccttttcatCTTTTAACATCTATCCATATACAGGTAAGGCCACGTTTGGGGAGCAAGAATGGTATTTCTTTAGTCCGAGGGATCGCAAGTATCCGAATGGGGCTCGCCCAAACAGAGCAGCTACGTCCGGATATTGGAAGGCCACCGGCACTGATAAGCCTATTATTGCGTCTGATGGCCAACACCGACTCGGCGTCAAGAAAGCTCTCGTCTTCTATGGTGGCAAGCCTCCTAAAGGGGTTAAAACCAATTGGATCATGCACGAATATAGACTCACTACTACTCATAACAACAATTCTATCTCATCATCAAAGTCTTTTCCTTCTCTTCCTTCTCATCTTCCTTCCGCCAATAACAAGAAGAATTCCTTGAGGGTATCTATCATTCATTTCCTTCCTACAAACATATTTGACTTGGATATTTCAATTAAAAATGTTAAAAgatcattaaaatttattattttttattattatttagttattaatttaatttttttaaattttattttatatttttaaataaaagagTGTTAGaaataatttttgtgatttgtagccatcaaatagtcatcaatgataattttaatggtgtgagattggtatgagatttcatccaataactCACTTTTTCTTGCTGATTACATGCTGACAAGAATTTGAAAAAATTGCTGGCtccttagattttttttttaaatattgataaCTAATTGATaactataaataataaataattctgATAATTCTCCAGTATCTGTGTTAAAGATATTTTGCTATAACTAATAGCTaatgcttttccctttttctttcttttaaatagTTAACTTTATTGTTTGTTTGGttggttttattattattattatagcttGATGATTGGGTGTTGTGCCGAATATATGAAAAAAGCAACCGTGGCAATTTTGCAAGAACAGCGTTGATGGAGCACcatgatcatgatgatgatgatgatgacaatAAGGATCAGCTTTCCGCGGAAACAACGAGTATGATAGAAAACATGTCCACGATGAGTAGTCAGAATTCCAAGCCCACACAACATTATGGACCATTGCTGGTTCAAAACGATGACAACTTCTTCGATGGAATCTTAGCTGCTGATCATCATAATCAACAACACAACTTGCCAATGAAGAGGACACTGGTGAATATGAATAATTCACAGTTTTGGAATGAGACAAACAAGAGGTTCCATTGTGATCTCAATAACAACACTAACATTGTTGCTAATAATGATGAGGATAACACTTCCTTTGTTTCACTGCTTAGCCATAATCAGATTCCTCATCATCCTACTAACAATGCTTCTCTTCTTGACCCTACTGTTGCTGATGGTGTTTTCAGGCAACACTTTCAACTTCAAGCAATTAATTGGAACTTATAGATTATATTCTCATCTGACTAGCTAGCTAGCCATATATTATATGTAGTGTGATCAGAGTGGTCTAAtatcattgattatatatacagtACATGTAATTAGCTATTTTATTGTCACTTTTCTATTTGAAGCTTAATTAATTAAGCTATACAATGTTTGTATACAAAATATACTATTCTATGATGTAAGTATACCTATATACCAAGCTTATACAAAATTAGCTCTTGCATTTTGAGTAGTGAATATGGTGCCTCTAGTTAATTTACTATGTTAGCTTTCTCCAATGTTGTTAACAAAAATGTTTGGGGATATAATTTGAACATTATAGATAGCTATaacttgttttcttttgttttttttttttatatttattaattactgtttgaatacatatatatatatatatattaaattgaataagctaaatttaaattattatttttctagtattatttagtatttaCTGTGAATAACTAACCGTTtaatgccaatgagttataatttAAATGACATAATCTCCTTATACTGATCTAAGAGGTTGCgagtttgaatttctttattttcgaaaaaaaaaaaaactaacgttTAACAACATCCAAATAAAATCAATAAATTTTACTAACTTTCTAATTCTACTGACCttctataatataataatatttttcaagTGAATAATATGCGAACAATTGATAAATTATTATACATGTATGCTTTCAGATAAGATAATTGGTGTTATTTGTGTGTGTATGTGAAAGAGAAAATGTTGAAACAGACAGAGAGTATAAGAACAACTAATTCTATCCATTATTTGCCATACAGCGCTGAAAAATATACAAGAAGCCAAGGGAAGAAAAGAAGTATCATTAAATATATTACACTCAATGTTCATTGTCGATACTCGATCCTAAAATGATACNNNNNNNNNNNNNNNNNNNNNNNNNNNNNNNNNNNNNNNNNNNNNNNNNNNNNNNNNNNNNNNNNNNNNNNNNNNNNNNNNNNNNNNNNNNNNNNNNNNNNNNNNNNNNNNNNNNNNNNNNNNNNNNNNNNNNNNNNNNNNNNNNNNNNNNNNNNNNNNNNNNNNNNNNNNNNNNNNNNNNNNNNNNNNNNNNNNNNNNNNNNNNNNNNNNNNNNNNNNNNNNNNNNNNNNNNNNNNNNNNNNNNNNNNNNNNNNNNNNNNNNNNNNNNNNNNNNNNNNNNNNNNNNNNNNNNNNNNNNNNNNNNNNNNNNNNNNNNNNNNNNNNNNNNNNNNNNNNNNNNNNNNNNNNNNNNNNNNNNNNNNNNNNNNNNNNNNNNNNNNNNNNNNNNNNNNNNNNNNNNNNNNNNNNNNNNNNNNNNNNNNNNNNNNNNNNNNNNNNNNNNNNNNNNNNNNNNNNNNNNNNNNNNNNNNNNNNNNNNNNNNNNNNNNNNNNNNNNNNNNNNNNNNNNNNNNNNNNNNNNNNNNNNNNNNNNNNNNNNNNNNNNNNNNNNNNNNNNNNNNNNNNNNNNNNNNNNNNNNNNNNNNNNNNNNNNNNNNNNNNNNNNNNNNNNNNNNNNNNNNNNNNNNNNNNNNNNNNNNNNNNNNNNNNNNNNNNNNNNNNNNNNNNNNNNNNNNNNNNNNNNNNNNNNNNNNNNNNNNNNNNNNNNNNNNNNNNNNNNNNNNNNNNNNNNNNNNNNNNNNNNNNNNNNNNNNNNNNNNNNNNNNNNNNNNNNNNNNNNNNNNNNNNNNNNNNNNNNNNNNNNNNNNNNNNNNNNNNNNNNNNNNNNNNNNNNNNNNNNNNNNNNNNNNNNNNNNNNNNNNNNNNNNNNNNNNNNNNNNNNNNNNNNNNNNNNNNNNNNNNNNNNNNNNNNNNNNNNNNNNNNNNNNNNNNNNNNNNNNCATTGATGGGATTGTGACAATACAAATAATAAATTCCAATAACGGGGAGATGAGATTGAAGCCTTTAGCTAGTAATGGTGAAAAAAAGAGTATCCTTTTGACACGAAAGTTTCAAATTATAAAGTTATTAACATTATGATTTCGAAAGGAGATTTTTTTTCCCGaacatataattaaataaattgtattttttgtttattcATCAAGTCATCAATTACTTTTAAACTTTTGTGTAGTTCTCATTTAGTTTAACATTTAATTTGTTCTTTTATAAATACTTACAGTACTTCTTATTAAatgtttaaatatttatttatcaacttaaatttttaaaagagtaaattatcatttttgtcctcaacgtttgggATAAATTCTATTTatgttcctaacgtttaaatcgtcctatttgtatccctaacgtttgtaaaagtgattcaatattatcctgtcgtcaattacacatcatgagcgctttagtttgaattttaaaaatctcttcttgaagttagaatacaaatgtctatgatagaatcgatgatctactccaaaaAATAGTTCattaaatgttgaaactaattcctacaacatttacataattcacttttgtAGGGACATAATTgtatctaaacacaaatagtgggtataatattaaaatcgaacacatccaagtgagacctaattgagaatgaatacatctaagtaagaataattgaaaaatataatctgatttgttagtataattgatagtaggataacattgaatcacttttataaacattaaggatacaaatagaacgatttaaacgttagggaNNNNNNNNNNNNNNNNNNNNNNNNNNNNNNNNNNNNNNNNNNNNNNNNNNNNNNNNNNNNNNNNNNNNNNNNNNNNNNNNNNNNNNNNNNNNNNNNNNNNNNNNNNNNNNNNNNNNNNNNNNNNNNNNNNNNNNNNNNNNNNNNNNNNNNNNNNNNNNNNNNNNNNNNNNNNNNNNNNNNNNNNNNNNNNNNNNNNNNNNNNNNNNNNNNNNNNNNNNNNNNNNNNNNNNNNNNNNNNNNNNNNNNNNNNNNNNNNNNNNNNNNNNNNNNNNNNNNNNNNNNNNNNNNNNNNNNNNNNNNNNNNNNNNNNNNNNNNNNNNNNNNNNNNNNNNNNNNNNNNNNNNNNNNNNNNNNNNNNNNNNNNNNNNNNNNNNNNNNNNNNNNNNNNNNNNNNNNNNNNNNNNNNNNNNNNNNNNNNNNNNNNNNNNNNNNNNNNNNNNNNNNNNNNNNNNNNNNNNNNNNNNNNNNNNNNNNNNNNNNNNNNNNNNNNNNNNNNNNNNNNNNNNNNNNNNNNNNNNNNNNNNNNNNNNNNNNNNNNNNNNNNNNNNNNNNNNNNNNNNNNacataaaataaataaaaaatctagataaaatttacatatattttttagagtaaagtatcgtttttgtctcaacgtttggggtaaattctatttatgtccctaacgtttaaatcgtcctatttgtatttctaacatttgtaaaagtgattcaatattatcctgccgtcaattacacatcatgagcgctttagtttgagttttaaaaatctcttcttaaagttagaatacaaatatctgagatagaatcgatgatctactccgaaaaatagctaaTCAAAtgtgaaactaattcctacaacatttacataattcacttttttagggacataattaaatctaaacacatataatattaaaatcgaatacatccaagtgaaacctaattgagaatgaatacatctaaataagaataattgaaaaatataatctgatttgttagtataattgatagtaggataacattaaatcacttttataaacgttaaggatacaaatagaacgatttaaacgttaaagacacaaataggatttacccaaaCGTTTAAAACAAAaacgatattttttttttttaataaaaacacaCATAAAAGATAtgttaaatataattattcacgTGCTACTGGTTAATCAGTCAAAATTAGATTATTTTTCAAAAGTTATTATTAGAGTCAAAAGGTATTAAGGTATTATTATTGCGGTCATAGGATGATGCTGAACTCTACTCTTATTTTATGGAATTGGATAGCATAGCAGAAAACAGTGCATGTCCCATGTTCCTTAATAATAATATTGAGTCTCAATAAATTATGTGACTGTTGAGTGGGAATCTTCACATCGCTAGCCAGCTCCATGATGCGGCGGCCACCACATCCATTCCAGAAACTAATTTTAGTTAATAGATTATATCAACACTTAATTTTGATGTGACATATTAAATACCAAAACTCTATATAAATTCAAATGAACCATATTCGTCTCGTTGGTGTCCCACTCATCGCACAATCATATCTTATCAACAATTCAGCTCGATAATTTTTATCAACGAAATTATTATTCGTCTCGCTGTTAATAGGCCTAAGCCACCAAGGCCATGTTTGGATAATTgtatcctaatcctaaatcctaaattttagaaaattagaGGAAAGGACAAATAGGTTCTTGAGCTTTTATTCTGCGAACATTTTTgtctctgaccattgaaaaatacttttaagtgcTTGACCTTcataaaacttggacggatcagtccctccgtccaaatgtctCCGTCAGGGACtcatccgtccaaatgcctccgtcagggatccgtccaagttttgtaaaggtcagggacttaaaagtattttttaatggtcAAGGACAAAAATGTTCGCGGAACAAAAAATCAGGgacctatttatctttttctcatttaattttgatatattattaatataaaataattttatacatgtatctaattatataataccatattaataaaaataaccattttttatattaaatacataaatagttatttaaaaaaaataaatataattaaatgactatatatcaaaattaaactcatatttattttgtattttataaaaatagctAAACTCTAACATACCATATTAAAACTGAAATTAAGTAAGTCTAACTAAACTTCAAAAACTAGTTCGTGNNNNNNNNNNNNNNNNNNNNNNNNNNNNNNNNNNNNNNNNNNNNNNNNNNNNNNNNNNNNNNNNNNNNNNNNNNNNNNNNNNNNNNNNNNNNNNNNNNNNNNNNNNNNNNNNNNNNNNNNNNNNNNNNNNNNNNNNNNNNNNNNNNNNNNNNNNNNNNNNNNNNNNNNNNNNNNNNNNNNNNNNNNNNNNNNNNNNNNNNNNNNNNNNNNNNNNNNNNNNNNNNNNNNNNNNNNNNNNNNNNNNNNNNNNNNNNNNNNNNNNNNNNNNNNNNNNNNNNNNNNNNNNNNNNNNNNNNNNNNNNNNNNNNNNNNNNNNNNNNNNNNNNNNNNNNNNNNNNNNNNNNNNNNNNNNNNNNNNNNNNNNNNNNNNNNNNNNNNNNNNNNNNNNNNNNNNNNNNNNNNNNNNNNNNNNNNNNNNNNNNNNNNNNNNNNNNNNNNNNNNNNNNNNNNNNNNNNNNNNNNNNNNNNNNNNNNNNNNNNNNNNNNNNNNNNNNNNNNNNNNNNNNNNNNNNNNNNNNNNNNNNNNNNNNNNNNNNNNNNNNNNNNNNNNNNNNNNNNNNNNNNNNNNNNNNNNNNNNNNNNNNNNNNNNNNNNNNNNNNNNNNNNNNNNNNNNNNNNNNNNNNNNNNNNNNNNNNNNNNNNNNNNNNNNNNNNNNNNNNNNNNNNNNNNNNNNNNAAAATAAATAGATGAAAATATTCACAAAGGATTATTAGTTAGTATGATAAGAGAAGATTAGCGGCTAACTTTTCTACCTAATGACGTTTGATTATTCCGGGTCATAATCGTGTATTTGATTTAattgattattgtatataaagATTAGACTTGTTGATTAAAAGGCCAGCTCTTCAGTGTGATATGTTTTATCATTTTTCCTATATAGCTCTGTAATGTATCGCCATTGCATTGGCTCCTCAGAAAGCACAAAACTTAGTTGTCGACTTATCCCTTTCGTTGAATATAAGAATATCTCT harbors:
- the LOC107624204 gene encoding NAC transcription factor 25-like, with the protein product MDSCQPQLPPGFRFHPTDEELIVHYLKRKASSAPLPVAIIADVDLYKFDPWELPSKATFGEQEWYFFSPRDRKYPNGARPNRAATSGYWKATGTDKPIIASDGQHRLGVKKALVFYGGKPPKGVKTNWIMHEYRLTTTHNNNSISSSKSFPSLPSHLPSANNKKNSLRLDDWVLCRIYEKSNRGNFARTALMEHHDHDDDDDDNKDQLSAETTSMIENMSTMSSQNSKPTQHYGPLLVQNDDNFFDGILAADHHNQQHNLPMKRTLVNMNNSQFWNETNKRFHCDLNNNTNIVANNDEDNTSFVSLLSHNQIPHHPTNNASLLDPTVADGVFRQHFQLQAINWNL